In one window of Bradyrhizobium sp. AZCC 1721 DNA:
- a CDS encoding DUF1993 domain-containing protein, with product MTISLYEASVGVFVPYLGNLSGLLDKAAGHAEARTIDPAVLLNMRLSPTMYSLKQQVAEANRHAVVACALLAGRAPREFLDAEPDIAALKSRISEAIDFLHDLPRAEIDAAADKEVAFTFKNGTQRKFTGKSLLLTFSVPQFFFHVTTAYDILRQAGVDLAKKDFLGPPR from the coding sequence GTGACCATCTCGCTCTACGAGGCTTCCGTCGGCGTGTTCGTGCCGTATCTCGGAAATCTGTCCGGTCTTCTCGACAAGGCTGCCGGCCATGCCGAAGCCCGAACCATCGATCCCGCTGTCCTTTTGAACATGCGGCTCTCACCCACCATGTACAGCCTGAAGCAGCAGGTAGCAGAGGCCAATCGGCATGCGGTCGTTGCCTGCGCGTTGCTGGCCGGCCGTGCGCCTCGCGAATTTCTGGACGCCGAGCCCGACATTGCCGCGCTCAAGTCGCGGATATCGGAGGCGATCGATTTTCTGCACGATTTGCCGCGTGCCGAGATCGACGCCGCGGCAGACAAGGAAGTCGCATTCACGTTCAAGAACGGAACCCAGCGGAAATTCACCGGAAAATCGTTGCTGTTGACGTTCAGCGTTCCGCAGTTCTTCTTTCATGTCACGACGGCCTACGACATCCTGCGCCAGGCCGGTGTTGATCTGGCCAAGAAGGATTTTCTGGGGCCACCGAGATAG
- a CDS encoding ABC transporter ATP-binding protein: MADVTLRKVVKRYDEVEAVRGIDLDIADHEFVVLVGPSGCGKSTTLRMIAGLEDISDGDIMIGGDIVNDVPPKDRDIAMVFQNYALYPHMTVAENMSFGLRLKRYPKAEIKSRIDEAARMLDIVELVDRKPKQLSGGQRQRVAMGRAIVRNPKVFLFDEPLSNLDAKLRVQMRIEIKKVHQKVRTTTVYVTHDQVEAMTLADRVVVMNHGRIEQIGTPNELYHKPATKFVASFIGSPAMNFIPCRLEDLAGKLHIRLTDRIAFPLPPARAARYQGIPRTDKLLLGLRPEHITEARPHLAPGVEAFDTVLDVTEPMGMETLIYFTLEGSQVCGRVNPNAGAQDGAPLRLAVDLNNMHLLNEVTGVVL, translated from the coding sequence ATGGCTGACGTGACGTTGCGTAAGGTTGTGAAGCGCTATGACGAGGTCGAGGCGGTGCGCGGCATCGACCTCGACATCGCGGACCATGAGTTCGTGGTGCTGGTCGGACCATCGGGGTGCGGAAAGTCGACAACGCTGCGGATGATCGCCGGCCTGGAAGATATCTCCGACGGCGACATCATGATCGGCGGCGACATCGTCAACGACGTGCCACCGAAGGATCGCGATATCGCGATGGTGTTTCAGAACTACGCGCTCTATCCGCATATGACGGTTGCGGAGAACATGTCGTTCGGATTGCGGCTGAAGCGCTATCCGAAGGCCGAGATCAAGAGCCGTATCGACGAGGCTGCGCGCATGCTCGACATCGTCGAACTGGTCGACCGCAAGCCGAAGCAATTGTCCGGCGGCCAGCGCCAGCGCGTCGCCATGGGCCGCGCCATCGTGCGTAACCCAAAGGTGTTTCTGTTCGACGAGCCGTTGTCCAACCTCGACGCCAAGCTGCGCGTGCAGATGCGGATCGAGATCAAGAAGGTGCACCAGAAGGTTCGCACCACGACGGTCTACGTGACCCACGACCAGGTGGAGGCGATGACGCTGGCCGACCGCGTGGTGGTGATGAACCATGGCCGGATCGAGCAGATCGGCACGCCGAACGAGCTCTATCACAAGCCGGCAACGAAATTCGTCGCCAGCTTCATCGGTTCGCCGGCGATGAATTTCATCCCGTGCCGGTTGGAGGATCTCGCCGGCAAGTTGCACATCCGGTTGACCGACCGCATCGCCTTCCCGCTGCCGCCGGCCCGCGCCGCCCGATATCAGGGCATTCCGCGCACCGACAAATTGCTGCTGGGGCTGCGGCCCGAGCATATCACCGAGGCTCGGCCGCATCTTGCACCCGGCGTGGAGGCCTTCGACACCGTGCTCGACGTCACCGAGCCGATGGGAATGGAGACGCTGATCTATTTCACGTTGGAAGGCTCGCAGGTCTGCGGCCGGGTCAACCCCAATGCCGGCGCGCAGGATGGCGCCCCCCTCCGATTGGCTGTGGACCTCAACAATATGCACCTGCTAAACGAGGTAACTGGCGTCGTCCTTTGA
- a CDS encoding amidase produces the protein MAFKEYGDYDAVGLAELVRKKEVSAKELLDEAMARTAKVDPQINAVVVKHYEYAERQIEHGLPDGPFTGVPFLLKDLDLLEGTRTTSGATVLKDFVADHTGTLARRFLETGVSIFGKSSSPEFGLMPTTESRLFGPTRNPWNLEHSSGGSSGGAAAAVAARILPVAHASDGGGSIRIPASASGVFGLKPTRARNPLGPDRGEGWGGFSCGHVVSISVRDSAVMMDAIHGPESSSPYFAPPPERPFSQEVGRDPGKLRISFTDKSPYGDAIDPEIAAAVREIASLLAGLGHHVEEQAPALAADPAAVMTTIVGGNTALTVRLIEQRLGREMTDNDLEILTLAQSRNAKRTSATDYVAAQLAAFQISRSLATFFESCDVFLCPTLCAPPLRIGELNTMSNDLSHIAPILRRYMPGTSMFNMSGQPAMSVPLAWNKAGLPLGMMFSARFGDEATLFRLAGQLEPVRPWKNKLPPVRA, from the coding sequence ATGGCCTTCAAGGAATACGGCGATTACGACGCGGTCGGCCTTGCCGAACTGGTTCGGAAGAAGGAGGTCTCGGCCAAGGAATTGCTCGATGAGGCCATGGCTCGCACGGCAAAGGTCGATCCGCAGATCAACGCGGTGGTCGTCAAGCATTACGAGTATGCCGAGCGTCAGATCGAACACGGCCTGCCCGACGGTCCCTTTACCGGCGTGCCATTTCTGTTGAAGGACCTCGACCTCCTGGAGGGCACGCGCACGACGTCAGGAGCCACGGTCCTGAAGGATTTCGTGGCTGACCACACCGGGACGCTGGCGCGGCGTTTCCTCGAGACCGGCGTATCCATCTTCGGCAAGAGCTCCAGTCCCGAATTCGGCCTTATGCCGACGACGGAGTCGCGCCTGTTCGGGCCGACCCGCAATCCCTGGAATCTGGAGCATTCTTCCGGCGGGTCGTCCGGCGGCGCCGCGGCGGCCGTTGCCGCCCGCATCCTGCCCGTCGCGCACGCCAGCGATGGCGGCGGCTCGATCCGCATCCCCGCCTCCGCTTCCGGCGTGTTTGGCCTGAAGCCGACCCGGGCGCGCAATCCGCTCGGCCCCGATCGCGGCGAAGGCTGGGGCGGATTCTCCTGTGGCCATGTCGTGAGCATCAGCGTGCGCGACAGTGCGGTGATGATGGACGCGATTCACGGGCCGGAGTCGTCGAGCCCCTATTTCGCGCCGCCGCCGGAGCGGCCGTTTTCGCAGGAAGTCGGCCGCGACCCGGGCAAGCTTCGTATCTCGTTCACCGATAAATCGCCGTATGGCGACGCCATCGATCCGGAAATCGCGGCAGCCGTGCGCGAGATCGCAAGCCTTCTGGCGGGGCTCGGCCATCACGTCGAGGAACAGGCGCCGGCGCTTGCCGCCGATCCAGCCGCGGTCATGACCACCATCGTCGGCGGCAACACCGCACTGACGGTTCGTTTGATCGAGCAGCGGCTCGGGCGAGAGATGACGGATAATGATCTCGAGATATTGACGCTGGCGCAGTCGCGCAACGCGAAGAGGACCTCGGCGACCGACTATGTGGCCGCCCAGCTCGCCGCCTTCCAGATTTCCCGCTCACTGGCGACCTTCTTCGAGAGCTGCGACGTCTTCCTCTGCCCGACCCTATGCGCACCGCCGCTGCGCATCGGCGAACTCAACACCATGTCAAACGATCTGTCGCACATTGCCCCGATCCTGCGCCGCTACATGCCCGGCACCTCCATGTTCAACATGTCCGGGCAGCCGGCGATGTCGGTGCCGCTGGCCTGGAACAAGGCCGGATTGCCGCTTGGCATGATGTTTTCGGCCAGGTTCGGCGACGAGGCCACCCTGTTCCGCCTGGCCGGCCAGCTCGAACCGGTCCGGCCCTGGAAGAACAAATTACCGCCGGTGCGCGCTTAG
- a CDS encoding LamB/YcsF family protein yields the protein MTTIDLNCDLGEGFGAWEMGNDAAMIELATSVNVACGFHAGDPDIMRRTVELAKARGVSVGAHPGYRDLHGFGRRPIPGLKSSEIENLIAYQIGALQAIATAAGYKVTHVKAHGALSNVACEDDTTAKAIANGIKAVDPNLIFVVLANSKLVQAGEAANLPMVHEVFADRAYEDNGSLVSRKKPGAVLHDAKQIADRVVRMVQDGAVVSVTGKVIKMRTDTVCIHGDTPGAVDIARGVRQALKDAGITVAPFKTAR from the coding sequence ATGACAACCATCGACCTCAATTGCGATCTCGGCGAAGGATTTGGCGCGTGGGAAATGGGCAATGACGCCGCGATGATCGAGCTTGCGACGTCGGTGAACGTCGCCTGCGGCTTTCATGCCGGCGATCCCGACATCATGCGCCGCACGGTCGAACTGGCGAAAGCGCGCGGCGTCTCGGTCGGCGCGCATCCTGGATATCGCGACCTGCACGGCTTCGGCCGGCGGCCGATCCCGGGCCTCAAGTCTTCGGAGATCGAGAACCTCATCGCCTACCAGATCGGTGCGCTGCAGGCGATTGCGACCGCGGCCGGTTACAAGGTTACCCACGTCAAGGCGCATGGCGCGCTCTCCAACGTCGCCTGCGAGGACGACACGACGGCGAAAGCGATCGCCAACGGTATCAAGGCGGTCGATCCCAATCTGATTTTTGTGGTGCTCGCCAATTCCAAGCTGGTGCAGGCGGGCGAGGCCGCCAATTTGCCGATGGTGCACGAGGTGTTCGCCGACCGCGCCTATGAGGACAACGGCTCGCTGGTGTCGCGCAAGAAGCCCGGCGCCGTGCTGCATGATGCGAAACAAATCGCCGATCGCGTGGTGCGGATGGTGCAGGACGGCGCGGTGGTGTCGGTCACCGGCAAGGTAATCAAGATGCGCACCGACACCGTCTGCATTCATGGCGACACGCCGGGCGCCGTCGATATCGCACGCGGCGTTCGTCAGGCGTTGAAGGATGCAGGGATTACGGTCGCGCCGTTCAAGACGGCACGTTGA
- a CDS encoding carbohydrate ABC transporter permease: MTTATIDKAAPTRKVKYGSMSRDRAWALRWSYFFLVIFAIFSLTPPIYMLITSLKSSAEISAATNPWWVFHPTLDNYISLLTSNQFLRFFWNSAIVSIFVVTITMLISVPAAFALARMRFWGSATLATGVFLTYLIPETLLFIPLFKMFAVIGDWTGIQLINRWYVLLILYPTLTVPFCTWIMIGYFASIPKELDEAAVIDGASWIQTLTRIFIPVAFPGIIAATIFAFTVSWAQFLYPLVFTTSTDQLVMPVGIITTLIKGDVFNWGQIMTGALLGAAPPLIIYAFLMDYYIAGLTAGATKG, from the coding sequence ATGACCACGGCAACAATCGACAAGGCCGCGCCGACCCGCAAGGTCAAGTATGGCAGCATGAGCCGCGACCGGGCCTGGGCGCTGCGCTGGTCGTATTTCTTCCTGGTGATCTTCGCGATCTTCTCACTGACGCCGCCGATCTACATGCTCATCACGTCATTGAAGAGCAGCGCGGAGATTTCGGCGGCGACAAATCCGTGGTGGGTGTTCCATCCTACGCTGGACAATTACATCTCGCTGCTCACATCGAACCAGTTCCTGCGCTTCTTCTGGAACTCGGCGATCGTCTCCATCTTCGTCGTCACCATCACCATGCTGATATCGGTGCCGGCGGCTTTCGCCCTGGCGCGAATGCGGTTCTGGGGTTCGGCAACGCTCGCGACGGGCGTGTTCCTGACCTATCTCATTCCCGAGACACTGCTCTTCATTCCGCTTTTCAAGATGTTCGCGGTGATCGGCGACTGGACCGGCATCCAGCTCATCAACAGATGGTACGTGCTGCTCATTCTCTATCCGACGCTCACGGTGCCATTCTGCACGTGGATCATGATTGGCTACTTCGCCTCGATCCCGAAGGAGCTGGATGAAGCGGCCGTCATCGACGGCGCCTCATGGATCCAGACGCTGACGCGGATATTCATTCCGGTTGCCTTTCCCGGCATCATCGCGGCGACGATCTTCGCCTTCACGGTCTCCTGGGCACAATTCCTCTATCCGCTGGTCTTCACCACATCGACCGACCAGCTCGTGATGCCGGTTGGCATCATCACCACGCTGATCAAGGGCGACGTATTCAACTGGGGGCAGATCATGACCGGCGCCCTGCTCGGCGCAGCGCCGCCGCTCATCATCTACGCGTTCCTGATGGACTATTACATTGCCGGCCTGACCGCCGGTGCGACAAAGGGTTGA
- a CDS encoding ribonuclease activity regulator RraA: MSLSPEAIATLSGVSTATITTVLLKKGLRNVWMRGTKPLRPGQPRLVGPAFTLRFVPAREDLATPESWSSPISTRTAIEAMPKGCIAVVDAMGISDAGIFGDILCARMVKRGVAALITDGVVRDVEGVLGTNLPVWCDGFAAPPSVAGLTFVGWGEPIGCGGVAVFPNDIVVADQDGAVLIPQALLDHVLAEGPEQERMEAWIVNEVNNGAALPGLYPMNAETKARYAATKK, encoded by the coding sequence ATGTCCCTGTCCCCCGAAGCCATCGCAACCCTGTCCGGCGTCTCGACCGCCACCATCACCACCGTGCTGCTCAAGAAGGGCCTGCGAAACGTCTGGATGCGCGGCACCAAGCCGCTGCGGCCGGGGCAGCCGCGGCTGGTCGGACCGGCCTTCACGCTGCGCTTCGTGCCCGCGCGCGAGGATCTCGCCACGCCTGAATCCTGGTCGTCGCCGATTTCGACCCGCACCGCGATTGAAGCCATGCCGAAAGGCTGCATCGCCGTGGTCGATGCCATGGGCATCTCTGATGCCGGCATCTTCGGCGACATCCTCTGCGCCCGCATGGTCAAGCGCGGCGTTGCGGCGCTGATCACCGATGGCGTGGTGCGCGATGTCGAAGGCGTGCTCGGCACCAATCTCCCGGTCTGGTGCGACGGCTTCGCCGCGCCGCCTTCCGTGGCGGGGTTGACCTTCGTGGGCTGGGGCGAGCCGATCGGCTGCGGCGGAGTCGCGGTGTTCCCGAACGACATCGTCGTCGCCGACCAGGACGGTGCCGTGCTGATCCCGCAGGCCCTGCTCGACCATGTGCTGGCCGAAGGGCCGGAGCAGGAACGGATGGAAGCCTGGATCGTCAACGAGGTGAACAACGGCGCGGCATTGCCCGGCCTCTATCCGATGAACGCCGAGACCAAGGCGCGCTACGCCGCGACGAAGAAATAA
- a CDS encoding hydroxyacid dehydrogenase has translation MTTNKKKIFITESMSQQGRALLHARDDIELVEFPNMISQKDFETKLKEHAPVHGVALGATRFGEPELEASKDMLVVTRIGVGFDAVDVPALSRRKVPLMVAGTANSPSVAEHALFMMLTLAKRATEMHSLVRDDKWADRLGMLPYDLFGKTVLIVGFGRIGTRTAKRCLAMEMNVLVFDPYKPPADIKAAGCEPVADLNAALPRADFVSIHCPKNPETVGMFNADRLNRMQPSAYLINTARGGIVDEAALHAALVSGKLAGAGLDVFEQEPPPAGQALLALPNVIMAPHVAGVTVEAVDRMSEQTARNILSVLDGDPLRQNVINQDVLG, from the coding sequence ATGACTACCAACAAGAAGAAAATCTTCATTACGGAATCGATGTCGCAGCAGGGAAGAGCGCTGCTTCACGCGCGAGACGACATCGAACTCGTCGAATTTCCCAACATGATTTCGCAGAAGGATTTCGAAACCAAGCTGAAGGAGCATGCGCCGGTGCACGGTGTCGCCCTTGGCGCCACCCGCTTCGGCGAGCCCGAGTTGGAAGCCTCGAAAGACATGCTGGTCGTCACCCGGATCGGCGTGGGGTTCGACGCCGTCGACGTCCCCGCGCTGAGCCGCCGCAAGGTGCCGCTGATGGTGGCGGGCACCGCCAATTCGCCTTCGGTTGCCGAACACGCGCTGTTCATGATGCTCACGCTCGCCAAGCGCGCAACGGAAATGCATTCGCTGGTCAGGGACGACAAATGGGCTGATAGGCTCGGGATGCTGCCCTACGACCTCTTCGGCAAGACCGTCCTGATCGTCGGTTTCGGGCGCATCGGCACGCGGACGGCCAAGCGCTGCCTCGCGATGGAAATGAACGTCCTGGTTTTCGACCCCTATAAGCCCCCCGCCGACATCAAGGCCGCCGGTTGCGAACCGGTCGCTGACCTCAACGCGGCGCTGCCGCGCGCCGACTTCGTCAGCATCCATTGCCCCAAGAACCCGGAGACGGTCGGCATGTTCAATGCCGACAGGCTGAATCGGATGCAGCCGTCAGCCTATCTGATCAACACGGCGCGCGGCGGAATCGTCGACGAGGCCGCGCTGCACGCCGCGCTGGTGTCCGGCAAGCTTGCCGGCGCGGGCCTCGACGTTTTCGAGCAGGAGCCGCCGCCGGCCGGTCAGGCGTTGCTCGCCCTGCCGAACGTCATCATGGCGCCGCATGTCGCCGGCGTCACCGTGGAAGCCGTGGACCGGATGAGCGAGCAAACCGCCCGCAACATTCTGAGCGTATTGGACGGCGATCCCTTGCGCCAGAACGTGATCAATCAGGACGTGCTCGGCTAG
- a CDS encoding DUF2147 domain-containing protein, producing the protein MKKCLAIAALLLAGTVTAAQAQYTFEYGGRTITIDPDRGTVSIPGVYDNTGKKTKRARGEEGDLDRPTRKAPQQAKTAPQATPETAPAPTAPAPAEQAAAPATAPAPAAPAPAAPAAATAAPSSTTTAVAPTDAPAPAAAAPAAPPVPQNAAPAVPPAPAPVAAPAPPPPQQKQAAAPADSAAPPANSPLGVWLTEEKEGKVRIEPCGPNLCGYSVDKKSNQNGEQVLINMKPGKDKWSGRIFDPNTGSTYDSTIALKGTDSLRVQGCAFGGMFCGGQTWTRVN; encoded by the coding sequence ATGAAGAAGTGCCTCGCTATCGCCGCGCTCTTGCTGGCTGGCACCGTCACCGCTGCGCAGGCGCAGTACACTTTCGAGTATGGCGGCCGCACCATTACGATCGATCCCGATCGCGGCACCGTTTCCATTCCGGGCGTCTACGACAATACCGGCAAGAAGACCAAACGCGCGCGTGGCGAGGAAGGCGATCTTGATCGTCCGACCAGGAAAGCTCCGCAGCAGGCAAAGACCGCCCCGCAGGCCACCCCCGAGACTGCGCCAGCGCCGACCGCGCCAGCACCAGCGGAGCAAGCGGCTGCCCCTGCGACTGCGCCGGCACCTGCTGCCCCTGCTCCGGCCGCTCCCGCCGCGGCAACAGCAGCGCCATCGAGCACGACGACAGCCGTTGCGCCGACTGACGCCCCCGCGCCTGCGGCGGCAGCGCCCGCTGCTCCCCCAGTGCCACAGAACGCCGCGCCGGCAGTCCCGCCAGCACCAGCTCCCGTTGCTGCGCCGGCGCCACCGCCGCCGCAACAGAAACAGGCCGCGGCTCCGGCAGATTCGGCGGCGCCGCCTGCGAACTCACCGCTCGGCGTTTGGCTGACCGAGGAGAAGGAAGGCAAGGTGCGGATCGAACCGTGCGGCCCCAATCTCTGCGGCTATTCCGTCGACAAGAAGTCGAACCAGAACGGCGAGCAGGTCCTGATCAACATGAAGCCCGGCAAGGACAAGTGGAGCGGCCGGATTTTCGATCCAAACACCGGCAGCACCTACGATTCCACGATCGCGCTCAAGGGCACCGACAGCCTGCGCGTTCAGGGCTGCGCCTTCGGCGGCATGTTCTGCGGCGGCCAGACCTGGACCCGCGTCAACTGA
- a CDS encoding biotin-dependent carboxyltransferase family protein: protein MSKLVIASIGPASSVQDGGRPGAQRYGLVPSGAMDRLALAAANTLVGNEPFTAAVEIGPFGAKFTARGAAVRVALTGAPRNADIAGRAVAPDTSATIADGETLTLGFARGGAFSYLAIEGGISGEPMFGSLAVNARAGLGSPYPRPLQAGDELPAKAASGAVERRIELPVATDAPIRMVWGPQDDEFTDETKKLFVDSEWRISATSDRMGYRLEGPTLKHLHGHNIVSDGTVNGSLQVPGNGQPIVLMPDRGTSGGYPKIATVISADLGRLAQIPAGHAFRFRAVTMAEAQAETRKFAELLRTLPERLRAIESVDLNIDALHDANVAGHAVSAVDAGTWHAVSTADIAGPD from the coding sequence ATGAGCAAGCTCGTCATTGCATCGATCGGCCCGGCGAGTTCGGTACAGGACGGCGGACGTCCCGGCGCCCAGCGCTACGGCCTGGTGCCGAGTGGCGCAATGGATCGGCTGGCGCTGGCGGCAGCGAACACGCTGGTTGGCAATGAGCCGTTCACGGCGGCCGTCGAAATCGGCCCGTTCGGGGCAAAATTTACCGCGCGCGGCGCTGCCGTGCGCGTGGCGCTGACGGGAGCCCCGCGCAACGCCGATATCGCCGGCCGCGCCGTGGCACCGGATACATCCGCAACCATCGCCGATGGCGAGACGCTGACGCTCGGCTTTGCCCGCGGCGGCGCGTTCAGCTATCTCGCGATTGAAGGCGGCATTTCCGGCGAGCCGATGTTCGGCAGCCTGGCCGTCAATGCGCGCGCAGGCCTCGGTAGCCCCTATCCTCGCCCACTGCAGGCCGGCGACGAGCTACCGGCGAAGGCCGCTAGCGGCGCGGTGGAACGGCGGATCGAATTGCCGGTGGCAACCGACGCGCCGATCCGCATGGTCTGGGGTCCACAGGACGACGAATTCACCGATGAGACCAAAAAGCTGTTTGTCGACAGCGAATGGAGGATATCGGCGACCAGCGACCGCATGGGCTACCGGCTTGAAGGCCCCACCCTCAAGCACCTCCACGGCCATAACATTGTCTCCGACGGCACCGTCAACGGCAGCCTGCAGGTGCCCGGTAATGGCCAGCCGATCGTGCTGATGCCGGACCGCGGCACCAGCGGCGGCTATCCCAAGATCGCAACGGTGATTTCGGCCGACCTCGGGCGATTGGCACAGATCCCCGCCGGGCACGCCTTTCGCTTTCGCGCCGTCACCATGGCGGAAGCGCAGGCCGAAACGCGCAAGTTTGCGGAACTGTTGCGCACCCTGCCTGAGCGGCTGCGCGCAATCGAAAGCGTTGATCTCAACATCGACGCCCTGCACGATGCCAATGTCGCGGGCCACGCCGTTAGCGCGGTCGATGCCGGAACCTGGCACGCGGTATCGACGGCCGACATAGCGGGCCCGGACTGA
- the pxpB gene encoding 5-oxoprolinase subunit PxpB has translation MAATLSPPRLLLSGDSAITVEFSRNIDDAANRRVLALDRALAAQPIAGVTETVPTYRSLLVHYDPVQIGFDKLGERILALAQLPVPATTKTRRWRIPVVYGGEHGIDLEGVAKTLNTTPEEIVARHVAGDYRVAMIGFTPGWSYLSGLADSLHMPRRQNPRLLTPAGTISIGGVQTGVQCLAGPSGWHLLGRTAVRTYQLHRDPIFLLEPGDNVTFTSVDAKTFAEQDRAAEAGEVIAEQIAT, from the coding sequence ATGGCCGCAACGCTATCCCCGCCCCGCCTGTTGCTGAGTGGCGACAGCGCCATCACGGTGGAATTCAGCCGCAACATTGACGATGCCGCCAACCGGCGGGTGCTGGCGCTCGACCGTGCGCTGGCTGCTCAACCCATCGCAGGCGTCACCGAGACGGTGCCGACCTATCGTTCGTTGCTGGTCCACTACGATCCGGTCCAGATCGGTTTCGACAAGCTTGGTGAAAGGATTCTCGCGCTCGCGCAGCTCCCGGTACCGGCGACGACAAAAACCCGGCGCTGGCGCATTCCGGTCGTTTATGGCGGCGAGCACGGCATCGACCTCGAGGGCGTCGCAAAAACCCTCAACACCACGCCTGAGGAGATCGTGGCGCGGCACGTCGCCGGCGACTACCGGGTCGCGATGATCGGCTTTACGCCCGGCTGGTCCTATCTCAGCGGGCTTGCGGATAGCCTACATATGCCGCGGCGGCAAAATCCGCGTTTGCTGACGCCGGCCGGCACCATCTCGATTGGTGGGGTGCAGACCGGCGTACAGTGTCTCGCTGGCCCGAGCGGCTGGCATCTTCTGGGGCGGACAGCCGTTCGCACCTACCAGCTTCACCGCGATCCGATTTTTTTGCTGGAGCCCGGCGACAACGTCACCTTCACGTCCGTCGATGCCAAGACATTTGCGGAGCAGGATCGCGCCGCCGAAGCCGGCGAAGTCATTGCCGAGCAGATCGCCACATGA
- a CDS encoding (R)-mandelonitrile lyase produces the protein MEIHLAGSRPTRRAPTEYFTGTVLQDPIIQTEAPARLASTRVSFEPGARTAWHTHPLGQTLYVISGVGRVQAKGGPIREIRPGDVVWIPPGEKHWHGASPTNAMTHIAMQEALDGSYVTWMEHVTDAEYSEKVG, from the coding sequence ATGGAAATCCATCTCGCGGGCTCCCGGCCAACGCGCCGGGCGCCGACCGAATATTTCACCGGCACGGTGCTGCAGGATCCGATCATCCAGACCGAGGCGCCGGCACGGCTGGCTTCGACGCGCGTCTCCTTTGAGCCGGGCGCCCGCACGGCGTGGCATACGCATCCGCTGGGTCAGACGCTCTACGTCATCTCGGGGGTCGGACGGGTGCAGGCCAAGGGCGGTCCAATCAGGGAAATTCGCCCCGGTGATGTCGTCTGGATTCCGCCCGGCGAGAAGCACTGGCATGGCGCCTCGCCGACCAACGCCATGACCCACATCGCCATGCAGGAAGCGCTCGACGGTAGCTACGTGACCTGGATGGAACATGTGACAGACGCGGAATATTCCGAGAAGGTCGGCTGA